A stretch of the Comamonas testosteroni TK102 genome encodes the following:
- a CDS encoding CpaF family protein, protein MSLRDFLATSATRASKPALQVVPEAADTPEVAAPQAPASAPPAPHYGHSPAYLALRTRIHGKMLERFDLAALESLPTQTLQQEIAGMTERLLEEDAAVVNDLERRLLIRDIQHEMLGFGPLELLMTDPAVSDILVNRHDQIYVERLGRLELTPVVFADDKHLLRIIDKIVSRIGRRIDESSPMVDARLPDGSRVNAVIPPVALDGPMMSIRRFARIPLRMENLIQDLKSLTPGMALTLEALAKAKVNMIISGGTGAGKTTLLNILSGYIPAVERVVTIEDAAELQLQQPHVVRMETRPPNIEGRGEITQRSLVRNALRMRPDRIIIGEVRGAEAVDMLQAMNTGHEGSLTTIHANTPRDSLARLENMVGMAGLNLPHQAARQQIASAITVIVQVLRLTDGKRKITSIQEITGMEGDVVTMQEIFAFTQTGVGASGEVQGYFHASGVRPKFADRLKGFGIALPDSIFAPERHYQ, encoded by the coding sequence ATGTCACTCAGAGATTTCCTGGCCACGTCAGCGACACGCGCGTCCAAGCCGGCGCTGCAGGTTGTTCCCGAAGCGGCGGACACGCCCGAGGTCGCCGCGCCGCAAGCGCCTGCCTCTGCGCCCCCTGCACCGCACTATGGGCACTCACCGGCCTATCTGGCGCTGCGAACGCGCATTCATGGCAAGATGCTGGAGCGCTTCGATCTGGCTGCGCTGGAGTCGCTGCCCACGCAGACGCTGCAGCAGGAAATCGCCGGCATGACCGAACGCCTGCTGGAGGAAGATGCCGCAGTCGTCAACGATCTGGAAAGAAGGCTGCTGATCCGCGACATCCAGCACGAGATGCTGGGTTTCGGCCCTCTCGAGCTGCTCATGACCGACCCTGCGGTTTCCGACATCCTGGTCAACCGCCACGATCAGATCTATGTGGAGCGCCTCGGTCGCCTGGAACTCACGCCCGTGGTCTTCGCGGACGACAAGCATCTGCTGCGCATCATCGACAAGATCGTCTCGCGCATCGGCCGGCGCATCGATGAGTCCAGTCCCATGGTCGATGCCCGCCTGCCCGACGGATCGCGCGTCAACGCCGTCATCCCGCCCGTGGCGCTCGATGGTCCCATGATGTCGATCCGCCGCTTTGCTCGCATCCCGCTGCGCATGGAGAACCTGATCCAGGACCTCAAGAGCCTGACACCGGGCATGGCACTGACTCTGGAAGCCTTGGCCAAGGCCAAGGTGAACATGATCATCTCCGGGGGCACGGGCGCCGGCAAGACAACGCTGCTCAATATTCTTTCGGGCTACATTCCCGCCGTGGAACGCGTGGTCACCATCGAGGATGCGGCCGAGCTGCAGCTGCAGCAGCCGCATGTGGTGCGCATGGAAACGCGTCCACCCAATATAGAAGGCCGCGGTGAAATCACGCAGCGCTCGCTGGTGCGCAACGCACTGCGCATGCGCCCTGACCGCATCATCATCGGCGAAGTCCGCGGCGCCGAGGCCGTGGACATGCTCCAGGCCATGAATACCGGCCACGAAGGATCGCTGACGACCATCCACGCCAACACTCCGCGTGACTCGCTGGCACGCCTGGAGAACATGGTCGGCATGGCTGGCCTCAATCTGCCGCACCAGGCCGCTCGCCAGCAGATTGCCTCGGCCATCACGGTGATCGTGCAGGTGCTGCGGCTTACCGACGGCAAGCGCAAGATCACCAGCATCCAGGAGATCACCGGCATGGAAGGCGATGTGGTCACCATGCAGGAGATCTTTGCCTTCACCCAGACCGGCGTCGGTGCCAGCGGCGAAGTCCAGGGGTATTTCCATGCCTCGGGCGTCAGGCCCAAGTTCGCCGACCGGCTCAAAGGCTTCGGCATTGCGCTGCCCGACAGCATCTTCGCTCCAGAGCGCCACTATCAATGA
- a CDS encoding AAA family ATPase: MKIAIISPNTTHLQEMARVLQEQSHQVQTFEGGKTRMPSIAEQHRPDLMIVDGMCCEPADLAPVEHVTTHQPHICVILLCAQQTPEFLLQSMRAGVREVLTSPAPHQALLDAVHRIAAKRQHHTADRHQGQIMALLPCKGGSGATFLSTNLGWMLARKHSVLLIDLNLQFGDTLAYLHEAKPASTLADVARDIHRLDASFLTASTVKITAQLHVLAAPENAMHAMEVEPLHVDAILQLAAAHYDFVLIDMGRVLDPLALRVLDRAQLIVPVLLPNVPAVRNAQKLLHMFRELGYPESRLHPVLNRVDRRSEIGLPEVRKALGLEQQWRSIPDAAQEVQATINAGVPLAESSRNSAVVRELGAWADALAPQAREDSNGFLNRIFRRA; the protein is encoded by the coding sequence ATGAAAATCGCCATCATCTCTCCCAACACCACCCATCTTCAGGAGATGGCCCGCGTGCTGCAGGAGCAATCGCACCAGGTTCAGACCTTCGAAGGCGGCAAGACACGCATGCCTTCGATTGCCGAGCAGCACCGGCCCGATCTGATGATCGTGGACGGCATGTGCTGCGAGCCGGCCGACCTGGCGCCGGTGGAGCATGTGACCACGCATCAGCCGCACATCTGCGTCATCTTGCTGTGTGCCCAGCAGACCCCCGAGTTTCTGCTGCAGTCCATGCGCGCCGGCGTTCGCGAAGTGCTGACCTCACCGGCTCCACATCAGGCGCTGTTGGATGCCGTGCACCGCATCGCCGCCAAGCGGCAGCATCACACGGCTGACCGCCATCAAGGGCAGATCATGGCCTTGCTGCCCTGCAAGGGCGGCAGCGGAGCGACCTTCCTGAGCACCAATCTGGGCTGGATGCTGGCCCGTAAGCACTCGGTCTTGCTGATCGACCTGAATCTGCAGTTTGGCGACACCCTGGCCTATCTGCATGAAGCCAAGCCCGCCTCGACCCTGGCAGATGTGGCCCGTGACATCCATCGACTCGATGCGTCCTTTCTCACGGCCAGCACCGTCAAGATCACCGCTCAGCTGCATGTGCTGGCGGCTCCCGAAAACGCCATGCATGCCATGGAGGTGGAGCCGCTGCATGTGGATGCCATCCTGCAGCTTGCCGCCGCGCACTATGACTTTGTGCTGATCGACATGGGACGCGTGCTCGATCCGCTGGCTCTGCGTGTGCTCGACAGGGCCCAGCTCATCGTGCCCGTGCTCCTGCCCAATGTGCCGGCCGTGCGCAATGCGCAGAAGCTGCTGCATATGTTCCGCGAGCTGGGCTATCCCGAAAGCCGCCTGCATCCGGTACTGAACCGGGTCGACCGACGCAGCGAGATCGGCCTGCCCGAAGTGCGCAAGGCACTGGGCCTGGAGCAGCAATGGCGCAGCATTCCAGACGCCGCACAGGAGGTGCAGGCGACCATCAATGCGGGCGTGCCGCTGGCCGAGTCCAGTCGCAACAGTGCCGTGGTCCGCGAACTGGGCGCCTGGGCCGATGCACTGGCGCCCCAGGCCCGGGAAGACAGCAACGGCTTTTTGAACCGGATCTTCCGCCGGGCATAA
- a CDS encoding TadE/TadG family type IV pilus assembly protein has product MKTPRHSRSERGATIVEFALALLVFLMFLFGIVDFSRMLFTWVAANEAARAGARYAAVCDDTAQQAKVLARMQALLPQVSTVNVSWAPSGCTAASCQSVTVAITGLKFQWISPIVGQGLQTAIPMPGFSSTLPREVMRQDINSSTACSS; this is encoded by the coding sequence ATGAAAACGCCACGTCACTCCCGCTCCGAGCGCGGAGCAACCATCGTCGAGTTTGCCCTGGCGCTGCTGGTCTTCCTGATGTTTCTGTTCGGCATCGTGGATTTCAGCCGCATGCTGTTCACCTGGGTGGCGGCCAACGAAGCCGCGCGCGCAGGGGCACGCTATGCCGCAGTCTGCGACGACACCGCCCAGCAGGCCAAGGTGCTTGCGCGCATGCAGGCCCTGCTTCCCCAGGTGAGCACCGTCAATGTCAGCTGGGCCCCTTCCGGCTGCACTGCGGCAAGCTGCCAAAGTGTGACCGTGGCGATCACGGGACTGAAATTTCAGTGGATTTCACCCATCGTGGGTCAGGGCCTGCAAACGGCCATCCCCATGCCCGGCTTCTCGAGCACGCTGCCCCGGGAAGTCATGCGCCAGGACATCAACAGCAGCACGGCCTGCTCAAGCTAA
- a CDS encoding TadE/TadG family type IV pilus assembly protein: MPKHHRQRGVELVELALILPFLLLLSMLVAEFGRALYEYNTVAKSVRDAVRYLSVQLPNTGCSQAQNLVVYGQTTAGSTPLAPGLNTAAVSCSWQTSGSYPLINTVTVTVTGYRFRSMTASVFGLRLGDANGGLTLSNIAATMRTQT, translated from the coding sequence ATGCCCAAGCACCATAGGCAACGCGGAGTGGAGCTGGTGGAACTGGCTCTGATCCTGCCCTTTCTGCTGCTGCTGAGCATGCTGGTCGCCGAATTCGGCCGTGCGCTCTACGAATACAACACGGTCGCCAAGTCAGTGCGCGATGCGGTGCGCTATCTCTCGGTGCAGCTGCCCAACACCGGCTGCAGCCAGGCCCAGAATCTGGTCGTGTACGGCCAGACCACGGCAGGCAGCACCCCTCTGGCCCCCGGTCTGAACACCGCAGCCGTGAGCTGCTCCTGGCAGACCAGCGGAAGCTATCCGCTGATCAACACCGTCACCGTGACCGTCACCGGCTACCGCTTCCGCTCCATGACCGCCAGCGTCTTCGGCCTGCGACTGGGCGATGCCAACGGCGGCCTGACGCTGAGCAATATCGCCGCCACGATGAGGACACAGACATGA
- a CDS encoding pilus assembly protein TadG-related protein, with protein MSTRILAPTLVRPAGSRSRRHSRHQQHGAIIVTAALALLLLLGFMGIALDFGRLFIVRTELQTALDSCALAAARELNKQPDAISRAVSAGAAAGNLNGVNLQSANWSGQGQITAADISFRDASYLSTTSATAAVYSQCTHTQSNIGMWLLKALGAFSGNSASFPATGNVGAYAVATRASAQSACPIPVALQAKTPGATRPDYGYTVGDWLTLLAKSNGGSTFGWANLDGSNSASETADELNGHCGSKLGDTLGTPGVQASIVEIWNYRFGIYKNSSGPSVGRPDYTGYIYDTSTWSAGRSAYNGSSGSTPNFLAQRLAFTPCGNNPSQCGQQGGGFSSVATSAQHKAYGADRRIVTVPIVNTSRKVVDFACMLMLEPMKIPVDDVKLEYLGNASATGSPCTTSGLAGGSAGPLVPVLVR; from the coding sequence ATGAGCACCCGCATTCTTGCCCCAACCCTGGTGCGGCCTGCCGGAAGCCGCAGCCGGCGCCATTCACGGCATCAGCAGCATGGCGCCATCATCGTCACGGCAGCACTGGCTCTTTTGCTGCTGCTGGGATTCATGGGCATCGCGCTGGATTTCGGGCGCCTGTTCATCGTCAGGACAGAGCTGCAGACGGCACTTGACAGCTGCGCGCTGGCCGCAGCGCGCGAACTCAACAAGCAGCCGGATGCCATCAGCCGCGCCGTGAGCGCCGGTGCTGCTGCCGGCAATCTCAACGGAGTGAACCTGCAGTCGGCCAACTGGAGCGGTCAGGGCCAGATCACCGCCGCCGATATCAGCTTTCGCGACGCCAGCTACCTGAGCACCACCAGCGCGACTGCTGCCGTCTATTCGCAGTGCACGCACACCCAATCCAATATCGGCATGTGGCTGCTGAAGGCCCTGGGGGCCTTTTCCGGCAACAGCGCCAGCTTTCCGGCCACCGGCAATGTGGGCGCCTATGCAGTGGCCACGCGGGCCAGCGCGCAAAGCGCCTGCCCGATTCCCGTGGCACTGCAGGCCAAAACGCCTGGAGCAACCAGGCCCGACTATGGCTACACAGTGGGAGACTGGCTCACCCTGCTGGCCAAGTCCAACGGGGGCAGCACCTTCGGCTGGGCCAATCTGGACGGATCCAATAGCGCCTCCGAGACCGCAGACGAGCTCAACGGCCATTGCGGCAGCAAGCTGGGCGACACCCTGGGCACGCCCGGCGTTCAGGCTTCCATCGTCGAAATCTGGAACTACCGGTTCGGCATCTACAAGAACTCCAGCGGACCCAGCGTGGGCCGGCCCGACTACACCGGCTATATCTACGACACCAGCACCTGGAGCGCCGGTCGCAGCGCCTACAACGGCAGCTCGGGCAGCACACCCAATTTTCTCGCCCAGCGCCTGGCGTTCACGCCCTGCGGCAACAACCCGTCGCAGTGCGGACAGCAGGGTGGCGGCTTTTCCTCGGTCGCCACCTCGGCCCAGCACAAGGCCTATGGCGCGGACCGCCGCATCGTGACGGTGCCCATCGTCAACACCAGCCGCAAGGTGGTCGATTTCGCCTGCATGCTCATGCTCGAGCCCATGAAGATTCCGGTCGATGACGTCAAGCTCGAATACCTGGGCAATGCCAGCGCCACTGGCAGCCCCTGCACCACCAGCGGACTCGCGGGCGGCTCGGCCGGCCCGCTGGTTCCCGTCCTCGTGAGGTGA
- a CDS encoding Flp family type IVb pilin, producing the protein MYSITQSGLRLKHLLRDDEGAQVVEYALIIAVVSIALVLAIQSLAGGQFADFITRVTNCLTGTCT; encoded by the coding sequence ATGTACTCCATCACCCAATCAGGCCTGCGTCTGAAGCACTTGCTCAGGGACGATGAAGGTGCGCAGGTCGTCGAGTACGCGCTGATCATTGCCGTGGTGTCCATCGCACTGGTACTGGCAATTCAGAGCCTGGCCGGCGGCCAGTTTGCTGACTTCATCACACGGGTCACAAACTGCCTGACGGGCACCTGCACCTAG
- a CDS encoding Flp family type IVb pilin → MSHIAQQFGHSLLSFARDDEGAQVVEYALIIAVVSIALVVALKALTSSGGGFSSFITRVTNCLTTATCS, encoded by the coding sequence ATGTCCCATATCGCTCAACAATTTGGCCATTCCCTGCTGTCTTTTGCCCGTGACGATGAAGGTGCGCAAGTCGTCGAGTACGCACTGATCATTGCCGTGGTCTCCATCGCGCTGGTCGTCGCGCTCAAGGCTCTGACCTCCTCCGGTGGCGGCTTCAGCTCCTTCATCACCCGCGTCACGAACTGCCTGACAACCGCGACCTGCTCTTGA